Proteins from one Entomospira culicis genomic window:
- a CDS encoding phage minor head protein yields the protein MLVTRNIAIPIGNRLKLLRAMRELNKQVYSASSMDYNLFDELPDSIFEDAIESLNVSMQRAMPKLRIGLGNVSGAKNQLIHAMLADVEKAHANKWSNQQALQYANQRAAFRATQTLNKMQASHKEEIYTNNNILFFQWQSKEDDRVRARHAHLDGMVFTYAQPPIANLLTGERFLPGEDWGCRCIDIPIIEEFQFMPIGNYK from the coding sequence ATGTTAGTAACCCGTAACATTGCCATTCCCATCGGCAATCGCCTCAAACTCTTACGTGCCATGCGAGAACTCAATAAACAGGTCTATAGTGCTAGCTCTATGGATTATAACCTCTTTGATGAACTACCCGATAGTATTTTTGAGGATGCTATTGAGAGCCTCAATGTTAGCATGCAACGCGCCATGCCTAAGCTACGCATTGGGTTGGGTAATGTTAGCGGTGCTAAAAATCAACTTATCCATGCCATGCTTGCCGACGTAGAGAAAGCGCACGCCAATAAGTGGAGTAATCAGCAGGCGTTGCAATATGCCAATCAGCGCGCCGCCTTTAGAGCGACACAAACGCTCAATAAGATGCAAGCCAGCCACAAAGAAGAGATCTATACCAACAATAACATTTTATTTTTTCAATGGCAAAGTAAAGAGGATGATCGCGTAAGAGCAAGACATGCGCATTTAGATGGCATGGTCTTTACTTATGCCCAGCCACCCATTGCTAATCTGCTTACAGGGGAGCGGTTTTTACCGGGGGAAGATTGGGGCTGTAGATGTATTGATATTCCTATCATTGAGGAGTTTCAATTCATGCCCATAGGCAACTATAAGTAG
- a CDS encoding DUF261 family protein, giving the protein MELIKQTHPALGAVIHRWGCVFMALLAMVQWLARRVFTPQEVLEIYHACVARNIIGNNCYVHDNNAVIALAWQFAKQEGKPPIVQEKSGRFARLQYRTSVGTHFVIIDSKNDAFYNPDPSLNILHVEGVRFYG; this is encoded by the coding sequence ATGGAATTAATTAAACAGACCCATCCTGCCCTAGGCGCGGTGATCCATCGCTGGGGTTGTGTCTTTATGGCATTGCTTGCCATGGTGCAGTGGCTAGCTAGGCGCGTCTTTACACCGCAAGAGGTGCTAGAGATTTATCACGCATGTGTCGCGCGTAACATCATCGGCAATAACTGTTACGTGCATGACAACAACGCCGTGATTGCCTTAGCCTGGCAATTTGCCAAGCAAGAGGGCAAACCTCCCATCGTACAGGAGAAGAGCGGACGTTTTGCACGCTTACAATATCGTACCAGTGTTGGCACTCATTTTGTGATAATCGATAGTAAAAATGATGCATTTTACAACCCAGACCCTAGCCTAAACATTCTTCATGTCGAAGGAGTTCGCTTTTATGGATGA